A region of Vibrio porteresiae DSM 19223 DNA encodes the following proteins:
- a CDS encoding glutathione S-transferase family protein, producing MYQLYYSPRNASAAVHWLLHDLNVPYELIRVDRKQQQQKSAEYLKLNPSGRIPTLLIDDQPLSETAAILITLCERHPEQAKMPALVSPDRSKFWQWMMYLTNTLQNELMVYFYPHTTDSNGIEAIKQAQVVRLAEILTLIDRELSHHTYLVGDTLTACDFFLFLLGYWCLALPQPLTEYPNLTRFMRLMAKHPSITAVNDIEQFDLDCDIFTFID from the coding sequence ATGTACCAACTTTACTACTCGCCGCGAAATGCCAGTGCCGCAGTGCACTGGCTACTGCACGATCTTAATGTGCCTTATGAATTGATCCGCGTTGATCGTAAACAGCAGCAACAAAAATCTGCTGAATACTTAAAGCTCAATCCATCAGGTCGCATTCCAACCTTGCTGATTGATGATCAACCCCTTAGCGAAACTGCTGCCATTCTTATCACCCTATGCGAGCGTCATCCTGAACAAGCCAAAATGCCGGCTTTAGTTAGCCCTGACAGATCCAAATTTTGGCAATGGATGATGTATCTCACCAACACATTGCAAAATGAGTTGATGGTTTACTTCTATCCGCATACTACCGATAGCAACGGAATTGAAGCCATCAAACAGGCACAAGTCGTGCGGTTAGCAGAGATTCTGACTCTCATCGACAGAGAGCTAAGCCACCATACCTATCTGGTTGGTGACACACTCACCGCCTGTGATTTCTTTCTTTTTCTGCTGGGTTATTGGTGTTTAGCCCTACCCCAACCGCTTACCGAGTATCCTAACTTAACGCGTTTTATGCGCTTAATGGCGAAACACCCAAGTATCACTGCAGTCAATGATATTGAGCAGTTTGATCTCGATTGCGACATTTTCACCTTTATCGACTAA
- a CDS encoding DVUA0089 family protein: MIRFILVSTFFISSFAQASYITTGTLYQTALGTTIDYWYFYVDSSDTVTINLLSYSNATSWWGRNSTTALDSVFNLYSYDGSIDTSDLIATNDDVNYYNYDAYSDGSSTSYDSYLSVYLTAGVYVLLVSDYDSSSNLSNFDIASGINFGDSLLNSQTYADYQLTWSSNVSFEDNSSDDDNSGGSGDSDQTEVPEPPTLSLFLVGLLGLYKVRNKFKWLG; encoded by the coding sequence GTGATTCGTTTTATTCTGGTAAGCACATTTTTTATATCGAGTTTTGCCCAAGCAAGCTACATCACTACCGGTACGCTATATCAAACCGCGCTAGGAACAACGATTGATTATTGGTATTTCTACGTTGATTCAAGCGATACCGTCACCATCAACTTGTTAAGTTACAGCAACGCTACCAGTTGGTGGGGTCGCAATTCAACAACCGCACTGGATTCAGTATTCAACCTTTACTCATACGATGGCTCAATCGATACTTCTGATCTGATCGCCACCAACGATGACGTCAATTACTACAACTACGATGCGTACAGTGATGGCAGTTCCACCAGCTATGACTCATATTTATCGGTTTACCTTACCGCGGGTGTCTATGTGTTACTGGTCAGTGACTACGATTCAAGCTCAAACTTAAGCAATTTCGATATTGCTTCCGGAATCAACTTTGGTGATAGCTTGTTAAATAGTCAGACATACGCTGATTACCAACTTACTTGGAGCAGCAACGTTAGTTTTGAAGACAACAGCAGCGACGATGACAACAGTGGTGGTAGTGGCGATTCGGATCAAACCGAAGTACCAGAACCACCTACCTTATCGCTATTTTTGGTTGGATTATTGGGCTTGTATAAAGTGCGCAATAAATTCAAATGGCTGGGTTAG
- a CDS encoding NAD(P)H-dependent oxidoreductase has product MKKALIINAHQKYEGWAEGKLNHHFAQVATDQLTELGYQIATTTIDLGYDIEEEVDKHVWADVVIIQTPLYWMSTPWTFKKYIDEVFNAGLGTKLAENDGRTRTDPSKKYGSGGLAQGKHVLLSVTLNAPSNSFNSDEFFAGKTIDELFMWVHKAYQFNGFTSLAGFAAYDVVKNLDLEGDTARYQDHLATVLSSL; this is encoded by the coding sequence ATGAAAAAGGCACTTATTATTAATGCTCATCAAAAATATGAAGGTTGGGCGGAGGGCAAACTCAATCATCATTTTGCGCAAGTTGCTACGGATCAACTGACTGAGCTGGGCTATCAAATCGCGACAACGACGATTGACCTTGGATACGATATTGAAGAAGAGGTCGATAAACATGTTTGGGCTGATGTGGTGATTATCCAAACGCCTCTTTATTGGATGTCGACTCCTTGGACATTTAAGAAATACATTGATGAAGTGTTTAACGCTGGTCTAGGAACAAAATTGGCTGAAAATGATGGTCGTACGCGAACTGATCCGAGTAAGAAATATGGCTCAGGCGGTTTAGCGCAAGGGAAACACGTACTCCTATCTGTCACCCTAAATGCCCCGTCTAACTCTTTCAATAGTGATGAGTTTTTTGCAGGTAAAACGATTGACGAACTCTTTATGTGGGTGCATAAAGCCTATCAGTTTAATGGCTTTACGTCCCTTGCTGGATTTGCCGCTTATGACGTGGTGAAGAATCTTGATCTTGAGGGTGATACTGCTCGTTATCAAGACCATTTAGCGACCGTACTTTCGTCTTTATAG